The sequence below is a genomic window from Mytilus edulis chromosome 2, xbMytEdul2.2, whole genome shotgun sequence.
CATGTCCACACAGCAACTTATAGAATCATAACGGTAGGTAACTTTTTTTTGTAGGTTTGTAGCAATCTCTGATCTACATTCTTTGGcataaccatggaagtattatattgccaatataatacttccatggcaTAACTAAGGTAAAAGTTTCGGAAGGAGTAGAAGCAATTAGAAATAATCGACTTTAATTGTCCCGCTTTGCTTGGagttaatgttgtttttttataagtGGATTGCTTTATTTATCCATTTTTCTCAATCAATTGAATTCTTGCTTATAACTTCATACTCTTATACAGAAGACTTGAATAATGGAATTCCACAACTTGAACGAAGAAAACAGCAGTACACAAGCTTTACATGTATCTAAGAGGAAAAAGAAGCGACAGCATGTTTGTATTTATGGATTTCTAATAGCTGCTTTAATAGGAATCATGATTGGATTAGCAGTTGGAATACCTTTAGCAAAGCGTGATTCTCCAGATCAGAATGTACAAGAGGCTCAAAATGTACTAAAACAATACCCTTTAATTGATGGGTACGTATAGTATGAAATAAGTTATTATAactcattctgatatgacatgctctttttgctttgtaaacaacaccatgataaaattattgttatattCAAGCTTAGCGTAGACTCAGAGAggtacataataatggctgtatttgtcctattagaatcgcaATAATTTATGGAAGCtatagatttattttaaattaacacCTGGCACgtgccgtgatattcgttaactTTATCGCTCAgcataaaattcgaatatcacggcaacaaatctatggcttccatgaatcaTTACTTATTCTATTATGACGTGCTTATTACGCGTTGTAAATAAAGACTAAACGCCGTGTTCTGATAAGCACAacatatgtttgacacatgcgcacaattttactgttaattttatCGTTATTTTGACTGTTATCCtaatacaataaatatattttagcaGCTTAGATAAACTTTTGTTATTTATTGATTATCAAACAGCAGACAGCGATGATGTAAAAAGCAAAACTTACTTTAAAAAGTACCATGTGGGGTCTAAATGTTCAAAATGAGTCCATCATGCGTATCTTttacacgacaaaactatttccTATTTTAAACTCTGCGAATACTATTGTAACTGTATAAAGTATCTCTTtgtgtattatatttatatatcaattttagtCACAACGATTTACCATGGCAATATCGACAATATGTTCAAAACAAAGTTTACGAAGTGAACTTAAGAGCAGACACTAGAATACAATGGACAAACACCACAAATATGACTAGTTATGACTTTCCTAGATTACCACCACAAACTGACATTCCAAGATTAAAGCAAGGCATGGTTGGCGCTCAGGTAACTGATTTCATTTGTAGATAAGAAGGTCTAAAGCTACTTGTGGGAAGTGGAGAAAAAGAAAGAATTCTTAGAATGTAGTGATAAGGACAAAATTTCAGATTTAATAGCCGAATTAAAATCAGTTGACAGTAACCTTTCGATCTATgagttgactgtccctctggtatctatcgCTCCTCTTTTACACATGCGTGGCTTATCATATGTATAGGACAATATCTGTTTTTGTTTACAGAACATGGCTACATGTAATCATCAAACAGAACCTAATAGATCAATTCAAACAAAATTGGCTAGCAAGTAATATTTAAAGATACATtggagtttgagaaatatttaagtattttgaatatactttggagtttgagaaatatttaagtattttgaatatactttggagtttgagaaatatttaagtATTTTGGATGACAGACagatatcattactttttaaattaaatgaagGAAGTTTTGGGAATCATGTAattgaaaatttgaagaaaaacatgACTGTCTTCAATTTATCTTTTTCTGTTATTAGTTTTGGGCAGCATTCGGACCATGCTCTGCAATTGGAAAGGATGCAATACGTATTGGTATGGACCAAGTTGATGTGatccataaatttgttaataagtATGATGACACCTTTGAACTAGTGACAACTGCACAAGGTAAATTTAAATGACTAAGGTTGATACaatatttgtaattaaaattcTTCTCGGACGGAGATTTACATGCAACCTATTTGACcccattttaatttctttttataagcTCACCTCGCCCGATGGGCCAAGTGAGCTcctctcatcacttggcgtccgtcgtccgtcatccgtcgtctgtcgtcgttaactcttacaaaaatcttctcctctgaaactacagggccaaatttaaccaaaacttggccacaatcatcattggggtatctagttttaaaaatgtgtccggtgacccggcctaccaaccaagatcgtcgccatggctagaaatagaagataggggtaaaatgtagattttggcttattactatgaaaccaaagcatttagagcaaatctgacaagggattAAATTATTTATCAAGTGGAGATCTATCTGCTCTGTAATTTTCAGATCAATCGGACGAccggttgttggattgctgcccctgaattggtaattttaaagaaattttgtcgtttttggttattatcttgaatactattatagatagagataaactgtaagcagcaataatgttcagcaaagtaagatctacaaataagtcatcttcgctagccaaaggTTATGATCCACTtccgttctcttcacccttggcggattgagataaaatttcggagacacaagggaaggattttgattggttgcagtcgaaactcgctgcatccaatcaaaaagcgcatATAACaggatcacgtgtaaatgtagaaagtatttgtaaacaattgccacgtgtttattgttcaacaagtctttacattctataaacatacgactatatttagtgacaacttgaatgtttttaatcaattagtagaagttcctgtgtatgtttcattcacaaatgcatgaatgttgacgtatattttcgtttccggctttatCAAGCGTttagaatctagacgctaccgtgttttaaactccaaattgaagagttcaattgctaccattggtcaagaataatgtattcggaatgggcgtgagtTTAACCTTCCGATAGATTGCGCAACATTgttttcacaaatgttggcttaatctgccaagggtgaagagaacgggagtggatcgtaacccttggctagcgaagatgcaaataagtcaacttaacaaaatagtcagttgacccctaaaggagttattgccctttatagtcatttttaccaatttttcataaatgtttgtaatcttttacaaaaatcttctcctctgaaactacagggccaactttaatcaaacttggccacaatcatcattggggtatctagtttaaaaaatgtgtgcggctgcattggctaaaagtagaacataggggtaaaatgtagattttgtcttataactctgaaaccaaagcatttagagcaaatctgacacggggttaaattgtttatcaagtcaatatatatctgccctgtaattttcagatgaattggacaaccggtttgggttgctgcccctcaattggttattttttaagggaaatttgtcgtttttggttattatcttgaatactcttatagatagagataaactgtaacagcaataatgttcagcaaagtaagatctacaaataagtcaacatgaccaaaatgcagatgaccccttaaggagtcatttccctttatagtcaatttttagtcaatttttacaaaataatttcctctgttactaatgggcaaagttcattatagatagagataattgtaagtagcaagaacgttcagtagaGTAAGAACTTTAAACACATCACcttcaccaaaacacaattttgtcatgaatccatctgtgtcctttgtttaatgtGCACATAGAcccaggtgagcgacacagactcttaattaagagcctctagtttaaaaaaatatcagaaaattgCAACTCTAGATATTTGCAATGCTATTACAATGATACTGTGTACTGGTACTCGGTCGTTATTtgaaaagttttacaaaatttatcataGGTACTTGCATTGGGAACAGGACAATATTTGtttagccctccccctttttttctaaagttagtgattttttttgttttgaattactTTAATTTGAATTTGCTTTGCGTTTTACTGTAAAATATGAACATCCATTACTAAAAATAACTTGCATTTGCTATTTACCgccaattccaagtttactatccacagcggttacttatatatatgtatatatatttatgatacatAATGATGAATAGTAATCATATATGAGTTGGCCAATTTCATTCTTACATTTTTGTTCGATGATTACGACATTCCTTttattgtgaaataaaataatcTGTATTTTTCTATCCAATTGTagaagttacatttaaaaaagaaatcaatgatTATTATTGACAATTATACTTTGTTCTATTTCAGGTATACTTGACGCATACCTCTCAAGGAACAGAATTGCGAGTCTGATTGGTTTAGAAGGTGGTCACATGATTAGTAATACATTGGGTGTTTTGCGGTCATTTTATTCATTAGGGGTTAGATATATGACATTAACTCACAGCTGTGACACTTCATGGTAATATTCCATtccatatatttgtttatttttgcactaaataaaatgttgtattatatattgTAACAGTTTGAGAgcatttcattacaaaatttctTCTCTCTATCGGGACTCGAACCAAGGCAGCGCGTATACCCGAcagagctaaagaagtacttccttagctcaactgCGTACCACTGACTAAATATAGTCTTATGAAGGGAAACAATCCCTTCACACTTCCCTAACGTCGAGTCATCATTCCATTAATAATCATGACACTCACTAACATACGGAAATGGTATTGAATATTTcttccaacaggaatagatattatgacaatgtttataacaaagtttccatcggaacttctgttaggcggaacaaatatacgtcGACACCCTAGCTAGAATTCATCTGTTATCACCGTGGTTTTTGAAGTTGGGCGCcaaatgtaaccggagagcacggatttcattacaaaattgcttgtctccactTGCACTTGAACCCGGAACATCGGTGTTACAAGGCAGCGTGTAGAcaactgagctaaagaagtacttcctcaGCTCAACCCCTTGCGGCTGACTAAGTATTTACTTTtgaagggaagcaatcccgtcacaatATTATCATTGAGAGATGGCaattaaatcaaataacaaatttaatacaAACAATAATTGGTTCTGAATGCCCTTCAACTTCgcacttcatttggccttttaaacattttttgattcgagcgtcactgatgagtcttttgtagacgaagcgtgcgtctggcgtatatattaaattgtaatcctggtatctatgatgagtttattcatataaTAACATCGGAgacataattataatatataacaagtttCTTATAAAAcgtattaataataataataatcatcgctattttacgaaattttcctttgatcttactgactgataattctCTCTCAGCGGAGTCGAGTGACATGAAAatttatcgctagaaactaagggagcACGTGCGTTGTCAATGACAACGtattcataggtaaaatagcgataaacagattatcattgttcatttCAACTCAATTACTTTTCTTACAATTCAATAGAACAATctagaaaatcaatctcgttgagatgatcaacgatatctataaatatgacaaaaaaacaacaaccaccGAATCCGTTTAAAAAGTAATATCATGGACATTTTTGTCTTGAAAGCTGAAAACTTAGTTATATTTAGATCAATTCctataatgtatttatttatacagGGCAGAAAACTGGAAACAAGATTTAAACAGGACCGGTTCACGACGTGGTTTATCGGAATTTGGGAAGGTaacattttcaatatattaaatagAAACGGGATAGTGTTGCGTGTAACctagaaaagtaaaaaataaaaccaacaatAAGACACAACAGTGGATTTTATTTTGCATGTCATATTTGACTAATTTTGAAAAGGCGATATATGTTTATATCTTGTAACATTAAGGAACGATAACCATAGGTCGTAAAACAGCAAATTGAAACGTGGTCAATATCACCTAACTTCACGGCAATCACCTTTACGAACAGTTGTTCTAGACCGTAAAAATGAAGATTATTACAAAATATGTGTAATGTGCAAATTCAGATAATATcatacaattttatttctaattcagATACaagttgttatattttttttaaagcaggggaAACATTTGATAATGAATCATTCGATGTTagatgaatgtgtatatgtaaatATTGCGTCATTGAAATATGAATCTTAGAAAGAGTGTCATAATGGTTTTGGAATACTtataaaaatgctaaaatttctAATTGAATCAATTTGTAGATTGTTGTCAAAGAGATGAACCGCCTCGGTATGATAATAGACCTGGCTCATGTAGCTAAACAGACGATGATCGACGCCATTAAAACGTCAGCTGCACCGGTCATCTTCAGTCATTCGTCAGCTTTTGAAAAATGTGAGCACTACCGAAATGTACAGAACGATGTTTTAGAGCTGGTGGTACGTATTTCATCTAAATTAATGCATTAAAACCCGTATACGCTTATATATTAACTACTTACTTCGCATAGTTGTAAAATTACTATTTGATTTAATCTGAacctaaaatctaaaataaatcaaaacaaaaatctttAGATTTCAAGCTTATCTTTATAGATATTATCatgcaatttccttcaaattcAGGCAAATAATGTTAGATCAAACTTATAGTAGGAAATGATTTCTTCTACGAcatttgaggggtccgtaggtggcctgttgcaaggcaaaatttctgtccctatccaatctaccctcattttccagtggcagtccaaatttccccgaccatcatcccagatggcctctattgtatcaacctacctattgtatttattgtgaacttgttctcgtcctgaatatgcatgaaatatttgccactggacgttaagcatccaacaatcaatcaatcttctaCGACAACGTGCAAACGTGTAGCTTTGTTAGTTGAGTAATGTGTTTCCACAATACATGGTTTATGGTTGCACGTAGATAGAATACCCTGCACTTCAACAGTTTCTATTTGGTTAGATCATTGAACACAAAATTGTTGATTACCACCAGCTTTATTACTgaaaaaggaaaatgaaaatGAGTGTACATAGTTAAATGACATATATGACAATATACTAAAGAATAGGCGTctgttgattttattttacaCGAACATAAACGGTCAGGGTGTTAAATTCAAAATACAATGTACTGTACATCATGTAtgcaattttatttacataatttttttgtttcaaagaaaaacaatacTGGTTTGGTAATGATTAATTTCTACGACGGGTATATCAGTAAAGGATGCCTTCCTGTCAATGCTACAGAATCAACCATGCAGCACGTGATTGGTAATTATACATACCatgtatccatattttgactattttacctattatgtctgttttgttcacgcatcgatgtaaatataacggaacttGATGCGACCGTTATGCAAGTGTCTGAGAgattaagcgctataaaaccttgttcaatccaccattttctacatttgaaaatgcctgtatcaagtcaggaatatgacagttgatgtgcatttgtttgatgtgttttatcatttgattttgccttttgattacggactttcctatttgaattttcctcggatttcagtatttttgtgattctactttatACATACACTTCATACACAATTAATTGAGTTTGAAGACAAGGGTTTTCATTCCGTATTCTTTTATGACGTCCTTAATACGTTACGCTTTGTTAACAACGTCGTGTTCTAATAAGCGCAACAtgtgtttgacacatgcgcacaacTTTGTTGTTTATATTCTCGTTACTTTCATGTTTATCCTAATAAGATATTTATTGTTTAGCTGCTAACATAACCTTTTAAATATTGTGTATTgtttatcaaacaaaatatatttacccTAGGCCTGCTATTAGTTCGCaaacttattaaatatgaatattttatgtACATACTCCATGGGGAGAAAATGGGAATTACCCGCCGATAATTTCTAAGgtattttcgtacgcttcgacctatagAAATACTGGGTTTGttctattagaatcaaaatatttCTTCCATGTCAAAtgttctatgctcattttaacatgggtaggtatTATATGGGACAACATTTGATACACCGCTCTAACTCTCAGTGTAAAATattataatgcctacccatgcaTATTAAACTGAGCATAGatcatgacatgaaggaattactTCTCaagataatgaaaaataataattaacttGTCTTTGCAAAATATTATCAATCACTGTATAGTTGTGGTCACaagaagaaacacaaaaaaaacaatattaatgagtATAAAGCTTATATATTTATAGGGTTTGGAGGCCAAAAGTAGTTCAGACATTAAATAGAATAAAACACTTTTGTATCTTTTACTAGATTAAGTCTGGAGGCAACCTAAATAATTTATTACGCAGCAATTATGTAGTGAAATCTTCATCTGTATTCAAAAGAGATGCGAATGATGTCAAATGAATATCCAAACttacaagtcgaaaataaactgacagtgCCAAGGCaaataaaaacgaacaaacaaacaaatgttcacaaaacacaacatagaaaactaaaaagtgagcaacacgaacctaacAAACACTCGGGATGATCTCAattgctctggaagggtaagcaggtctTGCCCCAAATGTAGCAGCCGTCAAGTTGCTCATGTAATATTTGCACTGCAATTACATTAATCAGTTGTATAAATGATAATTACTTGCATGTTTTAATGTGTAGATACCACTAATGTATGACTGTTTAGTACAatggtttatttattttaaaacagatCACATAAATTATATCAAAGATTTTATTGGTGTAGACTTTGTTGGTATTGGTGCAGATTACGACGGAGTTCCAACGTAAGAATTTGTtttattactttaatatttaatattgtattcgCTGTTAACAATAATTGCACATATTTGAACAACACCGGTACACTAGTCCCAATAAAGTTGTATGTTACATTTGAAATTAGTAACAGAAGCCCGGGGAATTCCTTTAATGTTtaatcttttcatttttattttttatattatttcattttaatggtatttatgttacaaaaaataaacgaatcaGTATTAACTTGTTATGTAATCTTCTACActattttataatgttaaaaGTAATAAAGACTCTCATGAAAAATCTTTCCCCACTATTTTTGTTTATCATCGTAACATTTTGCTTTTTGAAAAAATCAATTGCATGAAGATAAAGAATGGAACTTTCTTTTGAATTTACAGCTTACCAGTTGGTTTAGAAGATGTATCAAAGTATCCAGATTTGTTTGCAAAACTCAGAGAAGGTGGATGGTCTACCGATGATCTTAAGAAGTTGGCAGGAGAAAATTTTATACGAGTGTTTAAAGATGTCGAAAAGGTAACCATAATAAACACTT
It includes:
- the LOC139513540 gene encoding dipeptidase 1-like is translated as MEFHNLNEENSSTQALHVSKRKKKRQHVCIYGFLIAALIGIMIGLAVGIPLAKRDSPDQNVQEAQNVLKQYPLIDGHNDLPWQYRQYVQNKVYEVNLRADTRIQWTNTTNMTSYDFPRLPPQTDIPRLKQGMVGAQFWAAFGPCSAIGKDAIRIGMDQVDVIHKFVNKYDDTFELVTTAQGILDAYLSRNRIASLIGLEGGHMISNTLGVLRSFYSLGVRYMTLTHSCDTSWAENWKQDLNRTGSRRGLSEFGKIVVKEMNRLGMIIDLAHVAKQTMIDAIKTSAAPVIFSHSSAFEKCEHYRNVQNDVLELVKNNTGLVMINFYDGYISKGCLPVNATESTMQHVIDHINYIKDFIGVDFVGIGADYDGVPTLPVGLEDVSKYPDLFAKLREGGWSTDDLKKLAGENFIRVFKDVEKVKENQKTFQPYEDFLPEEEAVPDRMCYTSF